A section of the Prevotella melaninogenica genome encodes:
- the pflA gene encoding pyruvate formate-lyase-activating protein, translating to MVQCKVNNQHNNLLDSPTSELMLRVHSVESFGSVDGPGIRFVIFLKGCAMRCQYCHNPDTWDRAGGNLRSVDDVLAQAQRYRSYWGEKGGITVSGGEALLQIQPLTELFRKAKELGINTCLDTSAQPFNRESSSFSAFEELMKYTDLVLLDIKHIDSDAHKQLTGWKNENILDCARYLSDIGKPVWIRHVLIPGINDDDESLYKLRAFIDTLSNVERVEILPYHSLGVYKWEQLGIPYALTDVESPTEESVLHARKILTE from the coding sequence ATGGTTCAATGTAAAGTGAATAATCAACATAACAATTTATTGGATTCTCCGACTTCCGAACTGATGCTACGGGTACACTCTGTAGAGTCGTTCGGGTCGGTTGATGGGCCTGGTATTCGTTTCGTAATCTTCCTTAAAGGTTGTGCAATGCGATGCCAGTACTGTCATAATCCAGACACATGGGACAGGGCGGGGGGTAACCTCCGCTCTGTTGATGATGTCTTGGCACAAGCCCAACGTTATCGAAGTTATTGGGGAGAGAAAGGCGGTATCACCGTGAGTGGGGGTGAGGCTTTGTTGCAAATACAACCTCTTACGGAACTGTTCCGTAAAGCTAAGGAATTAGGAATCAATACCTGCCTTGATACTTCAGCCCAACCTTTCAATCGGGAGTCGAGTAGCTTCTCTGCTTTTGAGGAGTTAATGAAATATACTGATTTAGTATTGTTGGACATAAAGCATATTGATAGTGATGCCCATAAGCAATTGACTGGTTGGAAGAACGAGAATATCCTCGACTGTGCTCGCTATCTCTCTGACATCGGGAAACCTGTATGGATAAGACATGTCTTGATTCCTGGCATTAATGATGATGATGAATCTCTCTATAAACTTCGTGCTTTCATAGATACTTTAAGCAATGTTGAGCGAGTGGAGATTCTGCCTTATCATTCGTTAGGTGTCTATAAATGGGAACAGTTAGGTATTCCTTACGCACTCACAGATGTAGAATCGCCTACGGAGGAAAGTGTTCTTCATGCGCGTAAGATACTGACAGAGTGA
- a CDS encoding type I restriction-modification system subunit M: MTNIKQRDELQATIWKIANEVRGAVDGWDFKQFVLGTLFYRFISENFTNFIEGGDESVDYANLSDDVITPEIKDDATRTKGYFIYPSQLFVNVAKNANTNPNLNTDLAAIFSAIESSANGYASEYDIKGLFADFDTTSNRLGNTVEEKNRRLAAVIKGVESLDFGKFEDNEIDLFGDAYEFLISNYAANAGKSGGEFFTPQNVSNLIARLAMLGQSSVNKIYDPACGSGSLLLQAKKQFDDHVIEDGFFGQEINHTTYNLARMNMFLHNINYDKFDISLGDTLINPQYGDQKPFDAIVSNPPYSVNWVGSDDPTLINDDRFAPAGVLAPKSKADFAFVLHVLSYLSARGRAAIVCFPGIFYRGGAEQKIRKYLVDNNFVETVISLASNLFYGTSIAVNILVLSKHKSDATTQFIDASGEDFFKKETNNNVLLPEHIKRIVDIFGNKEEVQYVATSVDNAKIAENDYNLSVSSYVEAEDKREVIDINKLNADVAETVKRIDSLRADIDEIIKELEQ; this comes from the coding sequence ATGACAAATATAAAGCAAAGAGACGAACTACAAGCTACGATATGGAAGATAGCCAACGAGGTGCGTGGCGCAGTGGATGGTTGGGATTTTAAGCAGTTTGTTTTGGGAACGCTTTTCTATCGTTTTATCAGTGAGAATTTTACTAATTTCATCGAAGGGGGAGACGAGAGTGTTGACTATGCTAACCTTTCTGACGATGTTATTACTCCAGAGATAAAGGACGATGCTACCAGAACGAAAGGCTATTTTATTTATCCCAGTCAACTCTTTGTAAATGTTGCTAAGAATGCTAACACAAATCCTAATCTGAATACGGACTTAGCTGCTATCTTTAGTGCAATCGAAAGTTCGGCTAACGGCTATGCATCAGAGTATGACATCAAAGGACTCTTTGCTGACTTTGACACAACGAGCAACAGATTGGGAAATACGGTTGAGGAGAAGAATAGACGTTTGGCAGCGGTCATCAAGGGCGTAGAAAGCTTAGATTTTGGCAAGTTTGAGGATAATGAAATTGACCTTTTTGGCGATGCATACGAGTTTTTGATTTCTAATTATGCAGCTAATGCGGGTAAGTCTGGTGGTGAATTCTTTACGCCTCAGAATGTGTCTAACCTCATAGCACGCCTTGCGATGTTGGGGCAAAGCTCTGTCAACAAAATCTACGACCCTGCTTGTGGGTCGGGTTCGTTGCTCTTACAAGCGAAGAAGCAGTTTGATGACCACGTCATTGAGGATGGATTCTTTGGGCAGGAAATCAATCATACGACCTATAACTTGGCACGTATGAATATGTTTCTGCACAACATCAATTATGATAAGTTTGATATTAGTTTAGGCGATACGCTTATCAATCCTCAATATGGCGACCAAAAGCCTTTTGATGCCATTGTGTCTAATCCTCCTTATTCTGTCAACTGGGTGGGTAGCGACGATCCAACGTTGATTAATGACGACCGTTTTGCTCCTGCAGGTGTGTTGGCTCCTAAGTCGAAAGCCGACTTTGCTTTTGTGCTTCACGTCCTTAGCTACCTCTCTGCTCGTGGTCGTGCTGCCATTGTTTGCTTCCCCGGTATCTTCTATCGTGGTGGTGCGGAACAGAAGATAAGGAAGTATTTGGTTGATAACAACTTTGTTGAGACGGTTATCTCGCTAGCTTCCAACCTGTTTTATGGTACGAGTATAGCCGTTAATATCCTTGTTTTGTCAAAGCATAAATCAGATGCTACCACTCAGTTTATCGATGCCAGCGGTGAAGACTTCTTCAAGAAAGAAACGAATAACAATGTTCTATTACCTGAGCATATCAAACGTATTGTAGACATCTTTGGAAACAAAGAGGAGGTGCAGTATGTTGCTACGTCCGTAGACAATGCAAAGATTGCCGAGAATGATTATAACCTCTCTGTGAGCTCATACGTTGAGGCGGAAGACAAACGAGAGGTTATCGACATCAATAAGCTCAATGCCGATGTTGCCGAAACCGTTAAGCGGATAGATAGCTTGCGTGCGGATATTGATGAGATTATAAAGGAGTTGGAGCAATGA
- the pflB gene encoding formate C-acetyltransferase encodes MKKAWRGFTGTKWLDEVNMRQFIQDNYDSYDGDASFLEEPTEATDKLWGMLKELQKQERAKGGVLDMETEIVSSMTAYGPGYIGEGTKELEKVVGLQTDKPLKRAFMPYGGIKMAEQACTTYGYEPSEKLHEIFTKYCKTHNEGVFDAYTDEMKLVRHNHILTGLPDTYGRGRIVGDYRRVALYGVDFLINEKAKDLRNCGDGTMTEEIIRQREEISMQIKALKEMKEMAAIYGYDISEPANNAREAVQWLYFGYLSAIKTQNGAAMSVGRISTFLDIYIQRDFKEGTLTEAEAQELIDHLVMKFRMVKFARIPSYNQLFSGDPVWATLEVAGLGMDGRSMVTKTDFRFLHTLENMGPSPEPNLTVLYSSRLPKHFKDYAAKISISTSSIQYENDDVMRPIWGDDYSICCCVSATQTGKEMQFFGARANLAKCLTYAISGGVDSKTREQCGPAYRPIEGDVVTYDEFMPRFVDMMEWLAGVYVNTLNLIHYMHDKYFYEAAELALIDTDVRRTFATGIAGFSHVVDSISAIKYAKVNIIRDETGFPIEFKTEGDFPRYGNDDDRADDIAVWLLKTFMNMIRKHHTYRNSEPTTSILTITSNVVYGKFTGNMPDGRPAGAPLAPGANPSYGAEQNGLLASLNSTAKLPYEYALDGISNTQTISPDALGHNDEERISTLVGVMDGYFDRGAHHLNVNVFGVDKLIDCMEHPEKEEYANFTIRVSGYAVKFIDLTREQQMDVIARRAHGSM; translated from the coding sequence ATGAAAAAAGCATGGAGAGGATTTACTGGAACCAAGTGGCTTGATGAAGTCAATATGCGTCAGTTTATCCAAGATAATTATGATAGTTATGATGGTGATGCTTCCTTCCTTGAGGAGCCAACAGAAGCAACAGACAAACTTTGGGGTATGCTCAAAGAACTGCAGAAGCAGGAGCGTGCTAAGGGTGGTGTCTTAGACATGGAAACCGAGATAGTATCCAGTATGACTGCCTATGGTCCTGGCTATATCGGCGAAGGAACAAAGGAACTGGAGAAGGTTGTAGGTTTGCAGACAGACAAGCCTTTGAAGCGTGCCTTTATGCCTTATGGAGGTATTAAGATGGCAGAGCAGGCTTGTACAACATACGGTTATGAGCCATCAGAAAAGCTTCATGAGATTTTTACGAAGTATTGTAAGACACACAACGAGGGTGTCTTCGATGCTTATACTGACGAGATGAAACTCGTTAGACACAATCATATCCTTACAGGTCTTCCTGATACCTACGGTCGTGGTCGTATCGTGGGTGACTATCGTCGTGTAGCACTTTATGGTGTAGACTTCCTCATTAATGAAAAAGCAAAGGACCTCCGCAACTGTGGTGATGGTACAATGACAGAGGAGATTATCCGCCAGCGTGAGGAAATCTCTATGCAGATCAAGGCTTTGAAGGAGATGAAGGAAATGGCAGCCATCTACGGCTATGACATTTCTGAGCCAGCTAACAACGCACGTGAGGCTGTACAGTGGCTTTACTTTGGTTATCTGTCAGCTATTAAGACACAGAACGGAGCTGCGATGTCAGTTGGTCGTATCTCAACTTTCCTCGATATCTATATTCAGCGTGACTTCAAGGAAGGTACACTTACTGAGGCAGAGGCACAGGAACTTATCGACCACTTGGTAATGAAGTTCCGTATGGTTAAGTTTGCACGTATCCCTTCATACAATCAGCTCTTCTCTGGTGACCCAGTATGGGCAACGCTTGAAGTAGCGGGATTGGGTATGGATGGCCGTTCAATGGTAACAAAGACCGACTTCCGTTTCCTCCATACACTTGAGAACATGGGTCCTTCACCAGAACCTAACCTCACAGTACTCTATAGCTCACGTCTTCCAAAGCACTTCAAGGATTATGCAGCGAAGATTTCTATCTCTACAAGTTCTATTCAGTATGAGAATGATGACGTGATGCGACCAATCTGGGGCGATGATTATTCAATCTGCTGCTGCGTATCTGCAACACAGACGGGTAAGGAGATGCAGTTCTTTGGTGCACGTGCAAACCTCGCTAAATGTCTTACCTACGCAATCAGCGGTGGTGTTGACAGCAAGACACGTGAGCAGTGTGGACCTGCTTATCGTCCAATAGAGGGTGATGTCGTAACATACGATGAGTTCATGCCTCGCTTCGTGGATATGATGGAGTGGTTGGCAGGTGTGTATGTAAACACATTGAACCTCATTCACTATATGCACGATAAGTACTTCTATGAGGCTGCAGAGCTTGCACTCATTGATACTGACGTACGTCGTACTTTCGCAACAGGTATCGCTGGTTTCAGCCATGTGGTTGACTCTATCTCTGCAATCAAGTATGCAAAGGTTAATATCATACGTGATGAGACAGGCTTCCCTATCGAGTTCAAGACCGAGGGCGACTTCCCACGTTATGGTAACGACGATGATCGTGCTGATGATATCGCTGTATGGTTGTTGAAGACCTTCATGAATATGATTCGCAAGCACCATACCTATCGCAATTCAGAGCCTACAACAAGTATCCTTACCATCACTTCAAACGTTGTATATGGTAAGTTTACAGGTAATATGCCTGATGGTCGTCCTGCTGGTGCACCGCTTGCTCCTGGTGCAAATCCATCTTACGGAGCAGAGCAGAATGGTTTGTTGGCTTCGTTGAACTCAACAGCTAAGCTTCCATACGAGTATGCGCTTGATGGTATCTCTAATACACAGACTATTAGTCCAGATGCACTTGGTCACAATGACGAGGAGCGTATCAGTACACTCGTAGGTGTAATGGATGGTTACTTCGATCGTGGTGCACACCACTTGAACGTGAATGTCTTTGGTGTAGATAAGCTGATTGACTGTATGGAACATCCAGAGAAGGAAGAGTATGCAAACTTCACCATCCGTGTGAGCGGTTACGCTGTGAAGTTTATTGACCTTACACGCGAGCAGCAGATGGATGTTATTGCACGTCGTGCACATGGTTCAATGTAA
- a CDS encoding HsdR family type I site-specific deoxyribonuclease — MTQYNTIAELQNFIVLDSYTKNFLINEPPAGYQSEAALEHELIKDLQGQGYEYLPNLVTPEALLANVRKQLQTLNNVAFTDAEWKRFLEEYLDKSSDNIVDKTRKVQDDYIYDFVFDDGHIQNIYLVDKQNVARNKVQVINQFEQAGTQANRYDVTILVNGLPMVHVELKKRGVAIREAFNQVHRYSKESFNSESSLYKYLQIFVISNGTDTRYFANTTKRNKNSFDFTMNWAKSDNTLIKDLKDFTATFFQKNTLLQVLLTYSVFDTSDNLLIMRPYQIAATERLIWKVKSSYQAKQWSKPEGGGYIWHTTGSGKTLTSFKAARLATQLDFIDKVFFVVDRKDLDYQTMKEYQRFSPDSVNGSDSTAGLKRNIDKDDNKIIVTTIQKLNNLMKSEAALSVYEQQVVFIFDECHRSQFGEAQKNLHKKFKRYYQFGFTGTPIFPENALGADTTASVFGRELHSYVITDAIRDEKVLKFKVDYNDVRPQFKSLETETDEIKLTAAENKRLLLHPDRIKEVSQYILKNFKLKTHRNQGGQKGFNAMFAVNSVEAAKLYYEELNNLQKDDEKKLKIATIFSYAANEEQNAVGDIQDESFEPSAMDSSAKEFLAKAINDYNAMFRTSFGVDSKEFQNYYRDLAKRVKNQDIDLVIVVGMFLTGFDAPMLNTLFVDKNLRYHGLMQAFSRTNRIYDATKTFGNIVTFRDLEQATVDAITLFGDKNTKNVVLEKSYEEYLKGFTDIATGDARKGYIDIVKELKAQFPQPDEIVTEADKKAFVKIFGEYLKVENILQNYDEFTNLKELQTIDKNNPDELAAFRDSHFLTDEDVTEMLKTDVLQDRAVQDYRSTYNDIRDWFRREKEGKAPEESKIDWDDVVFEIDLLKSQEIDLDYILELVFEHNKKTKDKESLVDEVRRIIRSSIGNRAKEGLIVDFIHETDLEPIQDKSGIISAFFVYAQKKQKEEAADLIVEEKLNEEAAKRYIQTSLKHEYASDNGTDLNAILPKMSPLNPQYLTKKQSVFQKISAFIEKFKGIGGKL; from the coding sequence ATGACCCAATACAACACTATCGCTGAACTGCAGAACTTCATAGTTCTTGACAGTTACACAAAGAACTTTCTGATTAACGAGCCGCCTGCTGGCTATCAAAGTGAGGCTGCTCTCGAACACGAGTTGATTAAGGATTTGCAGGGACAGGGATATGAATATCTCCCTAACCTTGTTACCCCAGAAGCATTGTTGGCAAACGTTAGGAAGCAACTACAAACGCTTAATAACGTTGCCTTTACTGATGCTGAATGGAAGCGTTTCCTTGAGGAATATTTAGATAAGTCCAGCGATAACATCGTTGACAAAACACGAAAGGTTCAAGACGATTATATCTATGACTTTGTCTTTGATGATGGTCATATCCAAAACATCTATTTGGTAGACAAGCAGAATGTTGCTCGCAATAAGGTACAGGTAATAAATCAGTTTGAACAGGCAGGAACACAAGCTAATCGATATGATGTAACCATCTTGGTCAATGGCTTACCAATGGTACACGTTGAACTGAAGAAACGTGGTGTGGCTATCCGTGAAGCATTTAATCAGGTGCATCGATATAGTAAGGAAAGCTTTAATAGTGAGAGTTCGCTGTATAAGTACTTGCAAATCTTTGTTATTTCTAACGGAACAGATACACGCTACTTTGCCAATACTACGAAACGAAACAAAAATAGTTTCGACTTTACAATGAATTGGGCCAAGTCTGATAATACATTGATAAAGGACTTAAAAGACTTCACGGCAACCTTCTTCCAAAAGAATACGCTGCTGCAGGTGTTGCTGACCTATTCTGTCTTTGATACCAGTGACAACTTACTGATTATGCGACCCTATCAGATTGCAGCAACAGAACGACTGATATGGAAAGTAAAAAGCTCTTATCAGGCAAAGCAATGGAGTAAACCAGAAGGAGGAGGATATATCTGGCATACGACAGGTTCGGGTAAGACATTGACCAGTTTTAAGGCTGCTCGCCTCGCCACACAGTTAGACTTCATTGATAAAGTGTTCTTTGTGGTTGACCGTAAGGACTTGGATTACCAAACGATGAAAGAATATCAGCGTTTCTCTCCTGATAGTGTGAACGGTTCGGACAGTACTGCGGGACTAAAGCGAAACATTGACAAGGACGATAATAAGATTATCGTAACGACAATTCAGAAACTGAATAACTTGATGAAGAGTGAGGCTGCCTTGTCAGTCTACGAACAGCAGGTTGTCTTTATCTTTGATGAATGTCACCGTTCGCAGTTTGGTGAAGCACAAAAGAATCTTCATAAAAAGTTTAAGCGATATTATCAGTTTGGCTTTACGGGTACGCCTATCTTCCCTGAAAACGCTTTGGGAGCAGATACAACAGCCAGCGTGTTTGGGCGTGAACTTCATTCGTATGTTATTACGGATGCCATCCGAGATGAGAAAGTACTGAAGTTTAAGGTGGATTATAATGATGTTCGTCCACAATTCAAATCCTTAGAGACTGAAACTGACGAAATCAAGTTGACGGCAGCAGAGAATAAAAGACTCTTGCTCCATCCTGATCGCATTAAAGAAGTCTCTCAATATATCTTGAAGAACTTCAAATTAAAGACGCATAGAAACCAAGGAGGACAGAAAGGTTTTAATGCGATGTTTGCTGTGAATAGTGTGGAGGCAGCTAAACTCTATTATGAGGAACTCAATAACTTGCAAAAGGATGATGAGAAAAAGCTGAAGATAGCCACGATATTCTCGTATGCGGCTAATGAAGAGCAGAATGCTGTTGGTGATATTCAAGACGAAAGCTTTGAACCATCAGCAATGGATAGTAGTGCAAAAGAGTTTCTGGCAAAAGCAATCAACGATTACAATGCAATGTTCAGAACAAGCTTTGGCGTAGATAGTAAGGAGTTCCAAAACTACTATCGTGACTTGGCAAAGCGAGTGAAGAATCAAGATATTGACCTCGTTATTGTGGTAGGAATGTTCCTCACAGGTTTTGATGCACCAATGCTTAACACCCTGTTTGTAGATAAGAACCTCCGCTATCACGGTCTGATGCAGGCTTTCTCACGTACCAATCGTATCTATGATGCTACGAAGACATTCGGTAATATTGTTACATTCCGTGACTTGGAACAAGCAACAGTAGATGCAATCACACTGTTTGGTGATAAGAATACAAAGAATGTAGTGCTTGAGAAGAGTTATGAGGAATATCTTAAAGGCTTCACAGATATTGCAACGGGTGATGCGCGCAAAGGCTATATAGACATTGTAAAGGAACTGAAAGCACAGTTCCCACAGCCTGATGAGATTGTGACAGAGGCAGATAAGAAAGCTTTTGTTAAGATTTTCGGTGAGTACTTGAAGGTTGAAAATATCCTGCAAAACTATGATGAGTTTACGAATCTCAAAGAGTTACAGACGATTGATAAGAATAATCCAGATGAGCTTGCTGCTTTTAGAGACTCACACTTCTTGACAGATGAGGACGTAACAGAAATGTTGAAGACTGATGTCTTGCAAGACCGCGCAGTACAAGACTATCGTTCAACTTACAACGATATCCGTGATTGGTTTAGAAGAGAAAAAGAAGGGAAAGCTCCTGAGGAGTCAAAGATAGACTGGGATGATGTTGTATTTGAGATAGATCTGCTTAAATCACAGGAAATCGACCTTGATTATATTCTTGAACTCGTGTTTGAACATAATAAGAAAACAAAGGATAAAGAGTCGCTGGTTGATGAGGTGCGTCGAATTATTAGGTCGAGCATTGGTAATAGAGCCAAAGAGGGGCTTATTGTAGACTTTATTCATGAAACAGATTTAGAGCCTATTCAAGATAAGTCTGGTATAATTTCTGCTTTCTTTGTGTATGCGCAAAAGAAACAAAAGGAGGAGGCTGCAGATTTAATCGTTGAAGAGAAACTGAACGAAGAAGCTGCGAAACGTTATATACAAACGTCGTTGAAGCATGAATATGCCAGTGATAATGGTACCGACTTGAATGCTATCCTTCCTAAGATGAGTCCTCTCAATCCGCAGTATCTTACGAAGAAACAAAGTGTCTTCCAAAAGATATCGGCCTTCATAGAGAAGTTTAAGGGTATTGGTGGTAAGCTATAA
- a CDS encoding restriction endonuclease subunit S: MKNKEQHIFPFLERLLDGAEVEWKKLGEVAEISSGNSAPQHDEFFLGGEYPFCRTSDVGKVHHSINFYQIKDKLNEKGIKGLRLFKKETILLPKSGVSTLLNHRVMLSIDSYVSSHLATIYRKENKALSRYLFYFLSQLDICDLIPDKSYPSLKISQIANIRIPVPPLYVQEEIVRILDKFTTLEAELEAELDCRKRQYEYYRNQLLSFDMLNRGGQRLNNVSIMALGEVGEFIRGKRFVKTDITTQGCPCIHYGEMYTYYGIWANKSKSFISQTLVNKKNLRQALTNDVIIVGAGETIEDLGVGTAWLSQTPVVIHDACFIFRSSLNPKYVAYFTRTNNFHDQLRRHVSSGKISAVNAKGLSKIKIPVPPLSEQERIVSILDKFDTLVNSISEGLPKEIELRRKQYEYYREQLLSFRH, translated from the coding sequence ATGAAGAATAAAGAACAACATATATTCCCGTTTTTAGAGCGACTGCTGGATGGGGCAGAAGTGGAATGGAAGAAGTTAGGGGAGGTGGCTGAAATTTCATCTGGAAATTCTGCACCACAGCATGATGAATTTTTTTTAGGTGGAGAATATCCTTTTTGTAGGACATCTGATGTAGGAAAAGTTCATCATTCTATAAATTTTTATCAAATAAAAGATAAGTTAAATGAGAAAGGTATAAAAGGACTCCGTCTTTTTAAGAAGGAAACTATATTATTACCAAAGAGTGGAGTGTCAACTTTATTGAATCATAGAGTTATGTTATCAATAGACAGCTATGTGTCATCTCATTTAGCAACAATTTACAGGAAAGAGAATAAAGCATTATCAAGATATTTGTTTTATTTCTTGTCACAATTAGATATATGTGATTTAATTCCTGACAAATCTTATCCATCATTAAAAATCTCTCAAATAGCAAATATTCGGATTCCTGTTCCTCCACTCTATGTTCAAGAAGAAATAGTTCGTATTCTTGATAAGTTTACTACGCTGGAAGCGGAACTGGAAGCGGAACTGGACTGCCGCAAGCGGCAGTATGAGTATTATCGTAACCAGTTGTTATCTTTTGATATGTTAAATAGGGGGGGGCAAAGGTTAAATAATGTTTCTATTATGGCGTTGGGAGAAGTTGGTGAGTTTATTCGTGGCAAGCGATTTGTAAAAACAGATATTACTACTCAAGGATGTCCATGTATTCATTATGGTGAGATGTATACTTACTATGGAATATGGGCTAATAAAAGTAAGTCTTTTATCTCGCAAACATTAGTTAATAAAAAGAATTTAAGACAGGCTTTGACGAATGATGTTATTATAGTGGGGGCTGGTGAAACTATCGAAGATTTGGGAGTAGGTACAGCGTGGCTGTCTCAAACTCCGGTGGTGATACATGATGCTTGTTTTATCTTTAGGAGTAGTCTGAATCCAAAGTATGTGGCATATTTTACAAGAACAAATAATTTTCATGACCAGCTAAGACGGCATGTGTCTTCAGGCAAGATTTCTGCTGTTAACGCTAAGGGATTGTCAAAAATAAAAATCCCTGTCCCTCCCCTCTCCGAGCAAGAACGTATAGTTTCAATCCTCGATAAGTTCGACACCTTGGTGAACTCGATATCAGAAGGACTACCAAAGGAAATAGAGCTTCGGAGAAAGCAATATGAGTATTATCGAGAACAGCTACTCTCGTTCAGACATTAA
- a CDS encoding four helix bundle suffix domain-containing protein — translation MENHKPQVLRSGTDWKTLHFYQKADALYQMTFVFCKRFLPTYGDRTVDQMIQAARSGKQNIVEGKEDGMTSTEMELKLLNVARSSLQELRQDYEDYLHTRGLTVWQTAHPRYNALLTFCREHNNYADYAPFVSKWTAEEFCNTALSLCHITDRMMCNYLDYLQKRFVTEGGIKERMYAARTGYRKEQDRMMQALKEENVALKAEVARLKRLLEDKSKDG, via the coding sequence ATGGAGAATCACAAACCGCAGGTGCTGCGTAGCGGCACAGACTGGAAGACGTTGCACTTCTATCAAAAAGCCGATGCGCTCTACCAAATGACGTTCGTCTTTTGCAAACGCTTCCTGCCAACCTATGGCGACCGCACTGTTGACCAAATGATTCAGGCGGCACGCTCGGGAAAACAAAACATTGTGGAGGGAAAGGAAGACGGTATGACCTCAACGGAAATGGAACTGAAGTTGCTCAACGTGGCACGTAGTAGCTTGCAGGAACTTCGACAAGACTATGAGGACTATCTCCATACCCGTGGGCTAACGGTTTGGCAAACCGCCCATCCACGCTACAATGCCCTCTTGACGTTCTGTCGAGAGCATAACAACTATGCCGACTATGCCCCTTTCGTAAGTAAATGGACGGCTGAGGAGTTTTGCAATACTGCACTTTCACTGTGCCATATCACGGATAGGATGATGTGCAACTACCTCGATTACCTGCAAAAGCGTTTCGTGACAGAAGGAGGTATCAAGGAACGAATGTATGCCGCCCGTACTGGCTATCGAAAGGAGCAAGACCGTATGATGCAAGCCCTCAAGGAGGAGAATGTAGCCTTGAAAGCTGAGGTGGCAAGGCTCAAAAGGCTGCTGGAAGATAAAAGCAAGGATGGGTAG
- a CDS encoding Gfo/Idh/MocA family protein produces MEMMSAVCPLETFVPARVAGQHDVLSLALPPMPLLKVAFVGVGARGRMAVTRWCHIPKVEIAAVCDVSKEVAEEVARHVEQFGKPCPKVYWGETAYLELCQQQGINLVYVCTDWMSHVPIAIHAMEQGRSVAVEVPAALTLKDIWKLIDTAERTRQHCMMLENAVYDNFEMAVCQMAREGLLGELVHVEGGYAHPIGDRWTAWRMEYSRLNAGDIYPTHSIGPVCRLLDIHRTDCMHYLTAMQTNAFKGAEMYQEVMGKACDSFANGDQTSTMIRTVKGKTMLIQHNVMTPRPYSRMFQVVGTQGYAAKYPIPEMQLSSKAAAKVGLDLEDSNQPLNASQIESLLNHYAPSFPSETIALAKKLDARGGMSYFMDLRLAQCLQQGLPLDMDVYDLAEWCCIAELSKRSIEHGSMPVMIPDFVNRRSSVDTESI; encoded by the coding sequence ATGGAAATGATGTCGGCGGTGTGTCCGTTAGAAACTTTTGTGCCAGCTCGGGTAGCTGGTCAGCATGATGTCTTATCGTTGGCTCTCCCACCAATGCCACTGTTGAAGGTGGCTTTTGTGGGTGTGGGAGCACGTGGACGGATGGCAGTGACACGCTGGTGTCATATTCCTAAGGTTGAGATAGCTGCGGTTTGTGATGTGTCAAAGGAAGTGGCAGAGGAGGTTGCACGGCACGTTGAGCAGTTTGGGAAGCCGTGTCCTAAGGTCTATTGGGGTGAAACGGCTTATCTTGAACTATGCCAACAGCAGGGGATTAACCTTGTCTATGTCTGTACCGATTGGATGTCACACGTGCCAATCGCTATTCATGCAATGGAGCAGGGTAGGAGTGTGGCGGTGGAAGTACCTGCAGCACTCACCTTAAAGGATATTTGGAAGCTGATAGACACGGCTGAACGGACACGACAGCACTGTATGATGCTTGAGAATGCAGTGTATGATAACTTCGAGATGGCAGTGTGTCAGATGGCACGTGAGGGTTTGCTCGGAGAACTTGTACACGTGGAAGGTGGTTATGCACATCCTATTGGCGACCGTTGGACGGCTTGGCGCATGGAGTATAGTCGTCTTAACGCAGGTGATATTTACCCGACGCACAGCATTGGTCCTGTCTGTCGATTGCTTGATATTCATCGTACTGATTGCATGCACTATCTTACAGCTATGCAAACCAATGCTTTTAAGGGTGCGGAGATGTATCAAGAGGTGATGGGGAAGGCGTGTGATAGCTTTGCTAATGGCGACCAAACGTCTACGATGATACGTACCGTGAAGGGGAAGACGATGCTCATTCAGCATAATGTTATGACCCCTCGCCCATATAGTCGTATGTTTCAAGTGGTGGGAACACAGGGTTATGCAGCTAAATATCCTATCCCAGAAATGCAATTAAGTTCCAAGGCAGCAGCCAAAGTGGGGCTTGACTTGGAGGATAGTAACCAGCCATTGAACGCCTCTCAAATAGAGTCACTGCTCAATCATTATGCTCCTTCTTTTCCGTCCGAGACAATCGCCTTAGCGAAAAAGCTTGATGCACGTGGCGGAATGTCATACTTCATGGACTTACGGCTCGCCCAATGCTTGCAACAAGGTTTGCCATTGGACATGGATGTGTACGACTTAGCAGAGTGGTGTTGCATTGCTGAGCTCTCCAAACGCTCTATTGAGCATGGCTCAATGCCAGTGATGATTCCCGACTTCGTAAATCGTAGGTCTTCAGTTGATACGGAAAGTATTTAG